A single window of Vibrio alfacsensis DNA harbors:
- a CDS encoding beta-N-acetylhexosaminidase, whose amino-acid sequence MLKHSLIAASVIATLAGCSSLQNSEQQVVNSLADNLDIQYEVLTNHGANEGLACQDMGAEWASCNKVNMTLVNQGEAVESKDWAIYFHSIRLILDVDNEQFKISRVTGDLHKLEPTDKFDGFAAGEEVVLPLVAEYWQLFETDFMPGAFVAAPNAEPKMIASLNTEDVASFVTGLDGNNLKRTPDDNNIMANAVSRFEKNEDLAKQDVSTTLLPTPMHVKAGQGTVDIAGGIALPKDAFDAAQYAAIQDRAEVVGVDVRGDVPVSITLVPADFTGELAKSGAYDMSINGNGIVIKAFDQAGAFYAVQSIFGLIDSQNADSLPLLSIQDAPRFDYRGVMVDVARNFHSKDAILATLDQMAAYKMNKLHLHLTDDEGWRLEIPGLPELTEVGANRCFDLEEKSCLLPQLGSGSTSDNFGSGYFSKADYVDILKYAKARNIEVIPEIDMPAHARAAVVSMEARYDRLMEEGKEAEANEYRLMDPQDTSNVTTVQFYNKQSFINPCMESSTRFVDKVISEVAAMHQEAGAPLTTWHFGGDEAKNIKLGAGFQDANAEDKVSWKGTIDLSKQDKPFAQSPQCQTLITDGTVSDFAHLPSHFAEEVSKIVAEKGIPNFQAWQDGLKYSEGEKAFATENTRVNFWDVLYWGGTSSVYEWSKKGYDVIVSNPDYVYMDMPYEVDPKERGYYWATRATDTRKMFGFAPENMPQNAETSLDRDGNGFTGKGEIEAKPFYGLSAQLWSETVRNDEQYEYMVFPRVLAAAERAWHRADWENDYKVGVEYSQNSNLVDKAALNQDYNRFANVLGQRELAKLEKSGIDYRLPVPGAKVEDGKLAMNVQFPGVTLQYSLDGENWLTYADNARPNVTGEVFIRSVSATGEKTSRVTSVK is encoded by the coding sequence ATGTTGAAACATAGTCTGATTGCTGCTTCTGTTATTGCTACATTGGCAGGTTGCTCTTCACTACAGAATTCTGAGCAACAAGTTGTAAACTCTCTGGCTGACAACCTTGATATTCAATATGAAGTATTAACTAACCACGGTGCTAACGAAGGTCTTGCATGTCAAGACATGGGTGCAGAGTGGGCGTCTTGCAATAAAGTAAACATGACATTGGTTAACCAAGGCGAAGCGGTTGAGTCTAAAGATTGGGCTATCTACTTCCACAGCATCCGTCTGATTCTGGATGTTGATAACGAACAATTTAAAATCTCTCGTGTAACGGGCGATCTACACAAGCTAGAACCAACAGACAAGTTTGATGGTTTCGCTGCTGGTGAAGAAGTGGTTCTTCCTCTTGTCGCTGAATACTGGCAGTTATTTGAAACTGATTTTATGCCGGGTGCATTTGTTGCAGCGCCAAACGCTGAACCTAAGATGATTGCGTCACTTAACACAGAAGATGTGGCATCTTTCGTGACTGGTCTTGACGGTAACAACCTAAAACGTACACCGGATGACAACAACATCATGGCAAATGCTGTCTCTCGTTTTGAGAAGAACGAAGATCTAGCAAAACAAGATGTATCTACGACGTTACTACCAACGCCAATGCACGTGAAAGCGGGCCAAGGCACAGTAGACATCGCAGGTGGTATTGCGCTGCCTAAAGACGCATTCGATGCGGCTCAATATGCAGCAATTCAAGATCGTGCAGAAGTGGTAGGTGTGGATGTTCGTGGTGATGTTCCTGTTAGCATCACGCTAGTTCCTGCAGACTTCACCGGTGAATTAGCAAAATCTGGTGCTTATGATATGAGCATCAACGGCAATGGTATTGTGATTAAGGCGTTTGACCAAGCGGGTGCGTTTTACGCAGTACAATCTATCTTTGGCCTGATAGATAGCCAAAATGCTGATTCTCTACCACTACTGTCGATTCAAGATGCACCTCGTTTTGATTACCGTGGTGTGATGGTGGATGTCGCTCGTAACTTCCACTCTAAAGATGCAATTCTTGCAACGCTTGACCAAATGGCGGCGTACAAGATGAACAAACTTCACCTTCACCTAACGGATGATGAAGGCTGGCGTTTGGAAATCCCGGGTCTGCCTGAGCTGACTGAAGTGGGTGCTAACCGTTGTTTCGATTTGGAAGAGAAAAGCTGTTTACTGCCTCAGCTAGGCTCTGGTTCAACATCAGATAACTTTGGCTCTGGCTACTTCAGCAAAGCAGACTACGTGGACATCCTAAAATATGCGAAAGCACGTAACATCGAAGTGATTCCAGAAATCGATATGCCAGCGCACGCTCGTGCAGCAGTAGTATCAATGGAAGCACGTTACGACCGTCTCATGGAAGAGGGTAAAGAAGCAGAAGCGAACGAATACCGCCTGATGGATCCTCAAGATACATCGAATGTAACGACGGTTCAGTTCTACAACAAGCAAAGCTTTATTAACCCATGTATGGAATCTTCAACTCGCTTTGTTGATAAAGTGATTTCAGAAGTAGCAGCAATGCACCAAGAAGCGGGCGCGCCGTTAACGACGTGGCACTTTGGTGGTGATGAAGCGAAGAACATCAAGCTAGGTGCGGGCTTCCAAGATGCTAACGCAGAAGATAAAGTAAGCTGGAAAGGCACAATTGACCTATCTAAGCAAGACAAGCCATTCGCGCAGTCTCCGCAATGTCAGACGTTAATCACAGATGGCACAGTCAGTGACTTTGCTCACCTACCAAGCCACTTCGCAGAAGAAGTGTCTAAGATTGTGGCAGAGAAGGGCATTCCAAACTTCCAAGCTTGGCAAGATGGCCTTAAGTACAGCGAAGGTGAGAAAGCGTTCGCAACAGAAAATACACGAGTTAACTTCTGGGACGTTCTCTACTGGGGCGGTACTTCATCAGTGTACGAGTGGTCTAAGAAAGGTTACGACGTGATCGTTTCTAACCCAGACTACGTGTACATGGACATGCCGTACGAAGTGGACCCGAAAGAGCGTGGTTACTACTGGGCAACGCGTGCAACAGACACTCGTAAGATGTTTGGTTTTGCACCAGAGAACATGCCTCAGAACGCAGAAACGTCTTTAGATCGCGATGGCAACGGCTTTACGGGCAAAGGTGAAATCGAAGCGAAACCTTTCTACGGTCTATCAGCACAGCTTTGGTCTGAGACAGTACGTAACGACGAGCAATACGAGTACATGGTATTCCCTCGCGTACTCGCAGCGGCTGAGCGTGCATGGCACCGTGCTGATTGGGAAAACGACTACAAAGTGGGTGTTGAATACTCGCAAAACTCTAACCTTGTAGACAAAGCAGCGCTAAACCAAGATTACAACCGCTTTGCGAACGTACTTGGTCAACGTGAACTGGCTAAGCTAGAAAAATCTGGTATTGACTACCGCCTACCTGTACCAGGTGCGAAAGTGGAAGATGGTAAGCTA
- the smrA gene encoding DNA endonuclease SmrA has product MSQDDDFDLFQQMMGDVKPISHDTAEHKKVHQVTDAHLAKREAAIWLTEDDPEYLSIDHAEMLKPDDFIEFKRDGVQDGVYRKLRLGKYPIQARLDLHRKTLKEARDEVVKFLKQCIEMDIRTVTIVHGRGERSNPPALMKSFVSSWLQQIREVQCVHTAQKFHGGSGAVYVLLRKSAEKKMETRERHQKRLG; this is encoded by the coding sequence ATGTCTCAAGACGACGATTTTGATCTGTTTCAACAGATGATGGGCGACGTAAAGCCAATCAGCCACGATACCGCTGAACATAAAAAAGTGCACCAAGTCACCGATGCTCACCTTGCAAAGCGTGAAGCTGCAATTTGGTTGACAGAAGACGACCCCGAATACCTGTCTATCGATCATGCTGAAATGCTCAAACCCGATGACTTCATCGAGTTCAAGCGTGATGGTGTACAAGATGGTGTGTACCGCAAACTACGCCTTGGTAAGTACCCAATTCAAGCTCGCCTTGATCTGCACCGTAAGACATTAAAAGAAGCACGCGATGAAGTTGTAAAATTCCTCAAGCAATGCATTGAAATGGATATTCGCACCGTAACAATAGTACATGGCCGCGGTGAGCGCTCTAATCCACCAGCATTAATGAAAAGCTTTGTAAGTAGTTGGTTGCAACAGATACGAGAAGTACAATGTGTGCATACTGCACAAAAGTTTCATGGTGGTAGTGGTGCCGTTTACGTGCTTTTAAGAAAAAGTGCTGAGAAGAAGATGGAAACCCGAGAGCGCCATCAAAAACGGTTAGGTTAA
- a CDS encoding DUF3149 domain-containing protein — protein sequence MDFWLDLLFGNAVGLSSMVVIFGAFSLMLFYGGFFIYKVMNDKSPH from the coding sequence ATGGACTTTTGGCTCGATCTCCTATTTGGTAATGCGGTTGGACTGTCATCAATGGTAGTCATCTTTGGGGCATTTAGTCTGATGTTGTTTTACGGCGGTTTCTTCATATACAAGGTTATGAACGACAAATCTCCTCACTAG
- the rluF gene encoding 23S rRNA pseudouridine(2604) synthase RluF: MSQDNAKRLNKYISETGFCSRREADRLIEQGRVTINGQQPEMGTKVLPGDDVCVDGKPVATKEKPIYIALNKPTGITCTTERDIPGNIVDFIGHKKRIFPIGRLDKPSDGLIFLTNDGDIVNKILRAGNNHEKEYVVRVDKPITGEFLKQMSSGVNILDTITLPCKVTKETKFSFRIVLTQGLNRQIRRMCEALGYEVFKLRRVRIMNISIDGIPNGKWRYLTDDEVSEILAMCEGSVGTEEASKNDAKGRHIRKATDAKLFDSREENQSSTARRNQKTRTFRGNNADEFRHAPSSKKGQQRRQHGNESGRPAREHYSPKPQDEHRKAKDDHGKPHTPSKPKQHYMNPNSTKPSKPTKRSGGTLSLKK; this comes from the coding sequence ATGTCCCAAGACAACGCAAAACGCTTAAATAAATACATCAGTGAAACCGGGTTCTGCTCACGTCGCGAAGCGGACCGTTTGATCGAGCAGGGCCGAGTGACTATTAATGGTCAGCAACCTGAAATGGGAACAAAAGTTCTGCCAGGTGATGATGTTTGTGTCGATGGCAAACCAGTGGCGACAAAAGAGAAGCCTATTTACATTGCATTGAACAAACCAACGGGCATAACTTGTACCACTGAGCGTGATATTCCCGGAAACATCGTGGACTTTATCGGCCACAAAAAACGCATTTTCCCTATTGGTCGCTTAGATAAACCATCAGACGGTTTGATTTTTCTGACCAACGATGGCGATATCGTCAATAAAATCCTTCGCGCAGGGAATAACCACGAAAAAGAATATGTGGTTCGTGTCGACAAACCGATTACTGGCGAATTCCTCAAGCAGATGTCCAGTGGCGTTAATATTCTTGATACCATCACTTTGCCATGTAAGGTCACAAAAGAGACAAAATTCTCTTTCCGTATTGTCTTAACGCAAGGATTGAATCGTCAGATTCGTCGAATGTGTGAAGCGCTGGGTTATGAAGTATTCAAGCTACGCCGCGTGCGTATCATGAATATCTCAATTGATGGCATTCCAAATGGTAAATGGCGTTACCTAACTGATGACGAAGTCTCTGAGATTCTCGCAATGTGCGAGGGATCTGTTGGTACAGAAGAAGCCTCAAAAAATGATGCTAAGGGTCGTCACATACGCAAAGCGACAGATGCAAAGCTGTTTGATAGCCGTGAAGAAAACCAAAGCTCTACAGCACGTCGTAACCAAAAAACACGGACATTCCGTGGCAACAATGCTGATGAGTTCCGTCACGCACCTAGCTCGAAAAAAGGCCAGCAGCGTCGTCAGCATGGTAATGAAAGTGGACGCCCAGCAAGAGAGCATTACTCTCCGAAACCTCAAGACGAACATCGCAAAGCGAAAGACGATCACGGCAAACCACACACACCGAGTAAGCCTAAGCAGCATTACATGAACCCAAATTCAACTAAGCCAAGTAAGCCGACAAAACGCTCAGGCGGAACATTGAGTTTGAAAAAATAA